A single genomic interval of Mucilaginibacter boryungensis harbors:
- a CDS encoding DUF4476 domain-containing protein, protein MNKIIVLFVIVLNVICIAAGAQTKKPAHPAQAMPDMFVNDILKAMKNQYGDDGKLSIIQGAVKNNTDGLTVNQELRLLNQFSNDDSKLQCAKFLYAWSVDYKNYAKIQYNLNTTTAQKALNDYIKKQGGR, encoded by the coding sequence ATGAATAAAATAATCGTCCTGTTTGTTATTGTATTAAACGTTATCTGCATTGCCGCCGGCGCCCAAACTAAGAAGCCGGCTCACCCGGCACAGGCCATGCCCGATATGTTTGTGAACGATATACTAAAAGCCATGAAAAACCAGTATGGCGATGATGGCAAGCTAAGTATTATACAGGGCGCCGTTAAAAACAACACCGATGGCCTTACCGTTAACCAGGAACTGCGCCTGCTTAACCAGTTTTCAAACGACGATTCCAAACTGCAATGTGCTAAATTCCTGTATGCATGGTCGGTAGATTATAAGAACTACGCTAAGATCCAGTACAATTTAAACACAACAACTGCCCAAAAGGCGTTAAACGATTATATAAAAAAACAAGGTGGTAGATAA